A part of Nocardioides sp. WS12 genomic DNA contains:
- a CDS encoding ABC transporter ATP-binding protein gives MTTAPHQVSPHRPAAARAIDLHKTYGSGDSEVRALDGVTIALAQGQFTAIMGPSGSGKSTLMHCLAALDTPTAGEVMVGETQLSRLKDKALTTLRREEVGFVFQAFNLIPTLTAQENILLPLSLAGRKPDQAWFDTVVDTVGLRDRLKHRPAEMSGGQQQRVACARALVSKPSIVFADEPTGNLDSTSGAEVLSFLRRSVDEFGQTIVMVTHDAVAASYCDRVVFLADGRVVDEINNPDREAILEHMSALQAAAARGKA, from the coding sequence ATGACGACCGCCCCCCATCAGGTCTCCCCCCACCGTCCCGCCGCGGCCCGCGCGATCGACCTCCACAAGACCTACGGGTCGGGTGACTCCGAGGTCCGCGCCCTTGACGGCGTGACGATCGCCCTGGCCCAGGGCCAGTTCACCGCGATCATGGGCCCGTCCGGTTCGGGCAAGTCGACCCTCATGCACTGCCTTGCGGCACTGGACACCCCCACCGCGGGCGAGGTGATGGTCGGCGAGACGCAACTGTCCCGGCTCAAGGACAAGGCACTCACCACACTGCGGCGTGAGGAGGTCGGCTTCGTGTTCCAGGCCTTCAACCTGATCCCGACGTTGACCGCCCAGGAGAACATCCTGCTGCCGCTCAGCCTGGCCGGTCGGAAGCCCGATCAGGCCTGGTTCGACACGGTCGTCGACACGGTCGGTCTGCGCGATCGACTCAAGCACCGGCCGGCCGAGATGTCCGGCGGCCAGCAACAGCGCGTGGCCTGTGCCCGAGCGCTGGTCAGCAAGCCCTCGATCGTGTTCGCTGACGAACCAACCGGCAACCTCGACAGCACCTCGGGCGCCGAGGTGCTGTCGTTCCTGCGGCGCAGCGTCGACGAGTTCGGCCAGACCATCGTGATGGTCACGCACGACGCCGTCGCGGCGTCGTACTGCGACCGGGTGGTGTTCCTCGCAGACGGCCGAGTGGTCGACGAGATCAACAACCCCGATCGCGAAGCGATTCTCGAGCACATGTCGGCCCTGCAGGCCGCTGCTGCGCGCGGAAAGGCCTGA
- a CDS encoding FtsX-like permease family protein — protein sequence MLRLTLRNIFARKVRLLMSGLAIVLGVAFLSGVLVFSNGLSSTFDTIIYGSTPDGAVRAQDTEEFDGGFSGQTDQVLDPGVVDDLNALPEVARADGDVVGFGMSLLASDGTLVGGTGAPTLAFNYHDGPNMEGDSALVLQEGQWPSGTDEIVLDEAAVKAGDYEVGDEVKLLAPFGTLERTARLVGTAEFNGGGTAGATLLIFSTEAAQDLFLGGKDVFNRISLTAADGVTQEDLAKAASKVVPQGFEAVTGNQVAEESQDAVGGFLGVIKTFLLVFAIIAVIVGGFIIVNTFSILVAQRSRELALLRALGAGRAQVTRSVLLEAFVLAVVASTLGIGLGLLLARGLAGIFRSVGLDIASNALDLTSGTVITSYVVGVGMTMAAAYLPARRGSKISPVAAMRADTSVERASLRRRTVIGAVVLVIGAGFAVAGVVGAPGSDAAWIGVGAVLWILTVAAISSVVGKPVLALCRTVFARLFGAAGQLAGENALRDPRRTGATASALMIGLALVSTIGVLAASLNKSVDDVVDEQFTADLLVQSTNFLPFSTEVGDRIAEVDGVGSMSRQQFTTAQYDDKSIYLTGNDANFDEIYQLKVIEGRQKVSGAEAFVSKDFATQNDVKVGETVDLGFQGGRTLTPTVVGIVDDSEVIGSVNVPLDQLAAAGVLRQDTTISILFSPGADANTVRDDVDDAAKSAPIVGVFDKDGFSDEIRGQVNQLLYMIYGLLTLAIVIAVIGIINTLGLSVIERTREIGLLRAIGMSRVRLRRMITLESIAIAVLGAVLGMALGLAIGVLLQHALSEDLTSLGLPLGQLVAFLVISVIVGVLAAVIPAIRASRLNVLDAISTE from the coding sequence ATGTTGCGGCTCACGCTGCGCAACATCTTTGCTCGCAAGGTCCGGCTCCTCATGAGCGGACTCGCCATCGTGCTCGGCGTCGCGTTCCTGTCCGGTGTCCTGGTCTTCAGCAACGGCCTGTCCTCGACGTTCGACACGATCATCTACGGCTCGACGCCCGACGGCGCCGTCCGGGCGCAGGACACCGAGGAGTTCGACGGCGGGTTCTCCGGTCAGACCGACCAGGTGCTCGACCCGGGCGTCGTGGACGACCTGAATGCCCTGCCCGAGGTGGCGCGGGCCGACGGCGACGTCGTCGGCTTCGGGATGAGCCTGCTGGCGAGCGACGGCACCCTCGTCGGAGGGACGGGAGCCCCCACGCTGGCGTTCAACTACCACGACGGCCCGAACATGGAGGGCGACTCGGCACTGGTCCTCCAGGAAGGCCAGTGGCCCAGCGGGACCGACGAAATCGTCCTTGACGAGGCGGCGGTCAAGGCCGGTGACTACGAGGTCGGCGACGAGGTCAAGCTCCTCGCTCCCTTCGGAACACTCGAGCGGACGGCCAGGCTGGTCGGCACCGCCGAGTTCAACGGAGGCGGTACGGCGGGCGCCACCCTGCTGATCTTCTCAACCGAGGCCGCCCAGGACCTGTTTCTCGGCGGCAAGGACGTCTTCAACCGGATCAGTCTCACTGCCGCGGACGGCGTGACCCAGGAGGACCTCGCGAAGGCGGCCAGCAAGGTCGTCCCGCAGGGATTCGAGGCGGTCACCGGAAACCAGGTGGCCGAGGAATCGCAGGACGCCGTCGGGGGATTCCTGGGTGTGATCAAGACCTTCCTGCTGGTGTTCGCGATCATCGCGGTCATCGTCGGCGGGTTCATCATCGTCAACACGTTCTCGATCCTGGTCGCGCAGCGTAGCCGCGAACTGGCCCTACTCCGTGCGCTCGGCGCCGGGCGCGCCCAGGTCACCCGCTCCGTGCTCCTCGAGGCGTTCGTCCTGGCCGTCGTCGCTTCGACGCTTGGTATCGGACTCGGACTGCTCCTGGCCAGGGGGCTCGCCGGGATCTTCCGTTCGGTCGGACTCGACATCGCGAGCAACGCGCTGGACCTCACCTCCGGCACGGTCATCACCAGCTACGTCGTCGGCGTCGGCATGACGATGGCTGCGGCTTATCTACCCGCTCGACGCGGCAGCAAGATCTCACCTGTGGCGGCGATGCGGGCCGACACCAGCGTCGAACGAGCGTCCCTGCGCCGTCGTACCGTCATCGGCGCGGTCGTCCTGGTCATCGGTGCCGGCTTCGCGGTTGCCGGCGTCGTCGGCGCACCGGGTTCGGATGCCGCATGGATCGGCGTGGGCGCGGTGCTCTGGATCCTCACCGTTGCCGCGATCAGTTCCGTCGTGGGCAAGCCGGTTCTCGCGTTGTGCCGCACGGTGTTCGCCCGGCTGTTCGGCGCTGCCGGGCAACTCGCCGGCGAGAACGCCCTGCGCGACCCGCGTCGTACCGGCGCCACCGCCTCGGCCCTGATGATCGGCCTGGCGCTGGTCTCGACCATCGGAGTCCTGGCTGCGTCCCTGAACAAGTCCGTCGACGACGTCGTCGATGAGCAGTTCACTGCCGACCTGCTGGTGCAGAGCACCAACTTCCTGCCGTTCTCGACCGAGGTCGGCGACCGGATCGCCGAGGTCGACGGCGTCGGGTCGATGAGCCGCCAGCAGTTCACCACTGCCCAGTACGACGACAAGTCGATCTACCTGACTGGCAACGACGCCAACTTCGATGAGATCTACCAGCTCAAGGTCATCGAGGGCCGCCAGAAGGTCTCGGGGGCCGAGGCCTTCGTCTCGAAGGACTTCGCCACCCAGAACGACGTCAAGGTCGGTGAGACCGTTGACCTGGGGTTCCAGGGCGGCCGGACCCTGACTCCCACGGTCGTCGGCATCGTCGACGACTCCGAGGTCATCGGTTCCGTCAACGTGCCACTGGACCAGCTCGCTGCGGCCGGGGTCCTGCGCCAGGACACGACGATCAGCATCCTGTTCTCCCCCGGTGCTGATGCGAACACGGTGAGGGACGACGTCGACGACGCCGCCAAGTCTGCCCCGATCGTCGGCGTCTTCGACAAGGACGGCTTCTCCGACGAGATCCGCGGCCAGGTGAACCAGTTGCTCTACATGATCTATGGCCTGCTGACGCTGGCGATCGTGATTGCGGTGATCGGCATCATCAACACCCTGGGGCTCAGCGTGATCGAGAGGACCCGGGAGATCGGACTCCTCCGTGCGATCGGCATGAGTCGCGTCCGGCTGCGACGGATGATCACCCTGGAGTCCATCGCGATCGCCGTACTGGGTGCTGTGCTCGGCATGGCGCTGGGCCTGGCCATCGGCGTGCTGCTGCAACACGCCCTGTCCGAGGACCTCACGAGTCTCGGCCTACCGCTCGGTCAGCTCGTGGCGTTCCTGGTCATCTCGGTCATCGTCGGCGTACTCGCCGCAGTGATCCCCGCGATCCGGGCGTCCCGGCTCAATGTCCTGGACGCGATATCGACGGAGTAG
- a CDS encoding SDR family oxidoreductase produces MNRIALVTGGSAGLGRALTLALAHQDWHVITNGRNPERLAATVSAAPLGVVTAIVGDTSEEDHRSELMAAVDAHGRLDLLVNNAGILGPISGDNPHRFLADLTIDDVGYVWRQNVGAPLVLTSLAIPHLAKTGGTLLSISSDAALEHYAGWGMYSASKAALDHLTLTVAAENPTITAYAVDPGDMRTQMHQDWFPGDDISDRPLPEVVVPHLLALLDGDAPSGRYRASDVAA; encoded by the coding sequence ATGAACAGGATCGCACTCGTCACGGGCGGAAGCGCCGGCCTCGGCCGGGCTTTGACGCTCGCCCTCGCCCACCAGGACTGGCACGTCATCACCAACGGCCGGAACCCCGAACGACTCGCTGCCACCGTGTCGGCCGCCCCGCTGGGCGTGGTGACCGCCATCGTCGGCGACACCTCAGAGGAGGACCACCGGAGCGAACTCATGGCCGCCGTCGATGCGCACGGCCGCCTGGACCTGCTCGTCAACAACGCCGGAATCCTCGGCCCGATCTCCGGCGACAACCCGCACCGGTTCCTCGCCGACCTCACCATCGACGACGTCGGCTATGTCTGGCGGCAGAACGTCGGCGCACCGCTCGTGCTCACCAGCCTCGCCATCCCTCACCTCGCGAAGACCGGCGGCACCTTGCTGTCGATCTCCTCGGACGCAGCGCTGGAGCACTACGCCGGCTGGGGCATGTACAGCGCGTCCAAGGCCGCTCTCGACCACCTCACGCTCACCGTCGCGGCCGAGAACCCCACCATCACCGCGTACGCCGTGGACCCCGGCGACATGCGCACCCAGATGCACCAGGACTGGTTCCCCGGCGATGACATCTCCGACCGTCCGCTGCCCGAGGTCGTCGTACCCCATCTGTTGGCGCTGCTGGACGGCGATGCTCCGTCGGGCCGATACCGGGCCAGCGATGTCGCAGCTTGA
- a CDS encoding glycerol-3-phosphate dehydrogenase/oxidase has product MNPAPLSPRGRTSALKRMANQHLDVLVIGGGVVGGGIALDAATRGLAVGLVEARDFASGTSSRSSKLIHGGLRYLEMMDFRLVAEALKERGLLMQRLAPHLVRPVPFLYPLTGRGWERWYAGSGVALYDAMSKASGYGDGVPVHKHLTRRGARKAFPSLRKDALIGAIRYYDAQVDDARHTMFLSRTAATYGAAVASRTRVLGLIKESERVVGAEVIDLETGHRFEIRASQVINATGVWTDETQGMARERGQFKVRASKGIHLVVPRDRIRGEAGLILRTETSVLFVIPWKRHWIIGTTDTDWELSKDHPAASSSDIDYLLTNVNKVLEVPLTRDDVEGVFAGLRPLLAGESAATSKLSREHAVAHSVPGLVVVAGGKYTTYRVMAADAVDEAVHGLESVLGRKVGECVTERIPLVGADGYQALWNQRRTLATQSGLAVNRIEHLLERYGSLVLEVLDLIAAEPDLAEPLPGAEDYLQVEAVYAVTHEGARHLDDVLTRRMRISFETFDRGVAAAPHVADLVGGYLGWDANQREREVQHYLKRVEAERESQRQPDDHTADAARKGAPDVVPVSRIAESLEPLESFDETEVLETP; this is encoded by the coding sequence ATGAACCCCGCTCCACTGTCGCCGCGCGGCCGCACTTCGGCCCTCAAGCGGATGGCCAATCAGCACCTCGACGTCCTGGTGATCGGCGGGGGAGTCGTGGGCGGCGGGATTGCACTCGACGCAGCCACCCGCGGCCTGGCCGTCGGCCTCGTCGAGGCCCGTGACTTCGCGTCCGGCACCTCCAGCCGGAGTTCCAAACTCATCCACGGTGGCCTGCGCTACCTCGAGATGATGGATTTCCGACTCGTCGCTGAGGCGCTCAAGGAGCGCGGCCTGCTGATGCAGCGGCTCGCACCGCACCTCGTGCGCCCGGTGCCGTTCCTCTACCCGCTCACCGGCCGCGGTTGGGAGCGCTGGTACGCCGGCTCCGGAGTCGCGCTGTACGACGCCATGTCCAAGGCCAGTGGGTACGGCGACGGCGTGCCGGTGCACAAGCACCTCACCCGCCGCGGGGCACGCAAGGCGTTCCCGTCGTTGCGCAAGGACGCCCTCATCGGGGCGATCCGCTACTACGACGCCCAGGTCGACGATGCCCGCCACACCATGTTCCTCTCCCGAACCGCGGCGACCTACGGCGCCGCCGTGGCGTCCCGTACCCGTGTCCTCGGTCTGATCAAGGAGAGCGAACGTGTCGTCGGCGCCGAGGTGATCGACCTCGAGACCGGCCACCGGTTCGAGATCCGTGCGTCCCAGGTCATCAACGCCACGGGTGTGTGGACCGACGAGACCCAGGGCATGGCCCGCGAGCGCGGGCAGTTCAAGGTGCGGGCCAGCAAGGGCATCCACCTCGTCGTACCCCGCGACCGGATCCGCGGCGAAGCGGGCCTGATCCTGCGGACCGAGACGTCCGTGCTCTTCGTGATCCCGTGGAAGCGGCATTGGATCATCGGCACCACCGACACGGACTGGGAACTGTCCAAGGACCACCCGGCGGCCAGCTCCAGCGACATCGACTACCTGCTCACCAACGTCAACAAGGTTCTCGAGGTGCCGTTGACCCGCGACGACGTCGAGGGAGTGTTCGCGGGCCTGCGGCCGCTGCTGGCAGGGGAGTCGGCGGCGACGTCGAAGCTGTCCCGCGAACATGCCGTTGCGCACAGCGTGCCCGGACTCGTGGTCGTGGCCGGCGGGAAGTACACCACCTACCGGGTGATGGCCGCCGATGCCGTCGACGAGGCAGTGCACGGGCTCGAAAGCGTGCTGGGTCGCAAGGTCGGCGAGTGCGTGACCGAGCGGATCCCGCTGGTCGGGGCCGACGGCTACCAGGCCCTCTGGAACCAGCGCCGCACCCTGGCAACGCAGTCGGGCCTCGCGGTCAACCGGATCGAACACCTCCTGGAGCGGTACGGCTCGCTCGTGCTCGAGGTGCTGGACCTGATCGCGGCCGAGCCGGACCTGGCCGAGCCGCTGCCCGGTGCCGAGGACTACCTCCAGGTCGAGGCGGTCTACGCCGTGACGCATGAAGGTGCGCGGCACCTCGACGACGTGCTCACGCGCCGGATGCGGATCTCCTTCGAAACCTTCGATCGCGGGGTCGCTGCCGCGCCGCATGTCGCCGACCTGGTCGGCGGGTACCTCGGCTGGGACGCCAACCAGCGGGAGCGGGAGGTCCAGCACTACCTCAAGCGGGTCGAAGCCGAACGGGAGAGCCAGCGCCAGCCGGACGATCACACGGCGGACGCGGCGCGCAAGGGCGCGCCGGACGTCGTACCGGTGTCCCGGATTGCGGAGTCCCTCGAACCCCTGGAGTCGTTCGACGAGACCGAAGTGCTGGAGACGCCCTGA
- the glpK gene encoding glycerol kinase GlpK translates to MARYVGAIDQGTTSTRFMVFDHAGREVARHQLEHQQILPRAGWVEHNPVEIWERTSAVVQTALGKARLDASDLAAVGITNQRETTIVWNRRTGRPLHNAIVWQDTRTDAIAAALDRDGRGDVIRHRAGLPPATYFSGGKLQWILDTVPGARELAEKGDALFGTPETWVLWNLTGGPDGGVHITDVTNASRTMMMDLETLDWDDELLGFFGVPRAMLPEIRESSATTPYGMTRSHGPFGGEVPITGILGDQQAATVGQVCFAPGEAKNTYGTGNFMLLNTGTEIVRSKAGLLTTPAYKFGDEPCVYALEGSIAVTGSAVQWLRDQLGIISGASESESLAAQVEDNGGVYFVPAFSGLFAPYWRSDARGAIVGLSRFNTNAHVARATLEAICYQSRDVIEAMSSDSGVTLEVLKVDGGVTANSLCMQIQADVLGVPVSRPVVPETTALGAAYAAGLSVGYWANTDELRENWQEDTRWEPHWSEDQRAAGYAQWQKAVQRTLDWVEVP, encoded by the coding sequence ATGGCGAGGTACGTGGGGGCGATCGACCAGGGCACCACCAGCACGCGCTTCATGGTGTTCGACCACGCCGGGCGCGAAGTGGCCCGGCACCAGCTCGAGCACCAGCAGATCCTGCCGCGTGCCGGCTGGGTCGAGCACAACCCCGTGGAGATCTGGGAACGAACCTCGGCGGTCGTGCAGACCGCTCTCGGCAAGGCCCGCCTCGATGCGAGCGATCTGGCCGCGGTCGGGATCACGAACCAGCGCGAGACCACGATCGTGTGGAACCGCCGCACCGGCCGGCCGCTGCACAACGCGATCGTCTGGCAGGACACCCGCACGGACGCGATCGCCGCCGCGCTGGATCGCGACGGCCGCGGTGACGTGATCCGGCACAGGGCCGGCCTGCCTCCGGCGACGTACTTCTCCGGCGGCAAGCTGCAATGGATCCTCGACACGGTCCCGGGCGCGCGCGAGCTGGCCGAGAAGGGCGACGCTCTCTTCGGGACCCCGGAAACCTGGGTGCTCTGGAACCTCACCGGCGGACCCGATGGCGGCGTGCACATCACTGACGTGACCAACGCCAGCCGGACCATGATGATGGACCTCGAGACGCTGGACTGGGACGACGAACTCCTCGGGTTCTTCGGAGTCCCGCGGGCGATGCTGCCCGAGATCCGCGAGTCGTCGGCCACGACGCCGTACGGAATGACGCGATCGCACGGGCCCTTTGGCGGCGAGGTCCCGATCACCGGCATCCTCGGCGACCAGCAGGCCGCGACCGTCGGGCAGGTCTGCTTCGCGCCGGGCGAGGCCAAGAACACTTACGGCACCGGCAACTTCATGCTGCTCAACACCGGCACCGAGATCGTGCGTTCCAAGGCGGGGCTGCTCACGACGCCGGCCTACAAGTTCGGCGACGAGCCCTGCGTCTACGCGCTCGAGGGATCGATTGCGGTCACCGGGTCCGCCGTCCAGTGGCTGCGTGACCAGTTGGGCATCATCAGCGGCGCGTCGGAGTCCGAGTCGCTCGCCGCCCAGGTCGAGGACAACGGCGGCGTGTACTTCGTGCCCGCGTTCTCGGGGCTGTTCGCGCCGTACTGGCGTTCGGACGCCCGCGGTGCCATCGTCGGCCTGTCCCGCTTCAACACCAACGCGCACGTCGCCCGGGCCACGCTCGAGGCGATCTGTTACCAGTCGCGCGACGTGATCGAGGCGATGTCGTCCGACTCGGGCGTGACGCTGGAGGTACTGAAGGTCGACGGCGGGGTGACCGCCAACAGCCTCTGCATGCAGATCCAGGCCGACGTGCTCGGCGTCCCCGTGAGTCGGCCCGTCGTCCCGGAGACCACGGCTCTCGGCGCGGCGTATGCCGCCGGACTTTCGGTCGGCTACTGGGCCAACACGGACGAGCTGCGCGAGAACTGGCAGGAAGACACCCGGTGGGAACCCCACTGGAGCGAAGACCAACGTGCCGCGGGCTACGCCCAGTGGCAGAAGGCAGTACAACGAACCCTTGACTGGGTGGAGGTCCCATGA
- a CDS encoding S-adenosylmethionine:tRNA ribosyltransferase-isomerase has translation MSQLEAQEFAPAPAERRGLARDQVQLLVATDRGIKHTRFHRLDEHLKPGDIVVVNDSATVAAAVDAVSDRHGPVVLHLATPLDDATWVVEVRRPPDAARSVLDARAGDRIDLVGGAAHLHLIEPYPAPGSSPTGTGNRLWRATATGDVAAVARRIGRPIAYGYLDARYPLTDYQTVFGRRPGSAEMPSAGRPFSPELVTRLVAKGVLITPITLHTGVSSQEASETPQAERFEVSLSTAAAVNAARAAGGRVIAVGTTATRALESSVEVRDGGPEVVPKAGWTTRIISPADPPRVTDGLVTGWHDPEASHLMLVEAVAGAELTRRAYTAASASGYLWHEFGDSCLLLPKSGRGQGKSR, from the coding sequence ATGTCGCAGCTTGAGGCACAGGAGTTCGCGCCCGCACCCGCCGAGCGGCGTGGACTCGCCCGTGACCAGGTCCAACTCCTCGTCGCGACGGACCGCGGGATCAAACACACGCGCTTCCACCGACTCGACGAGCACCTCAAACCGGGCGACATCGTCGTCGTGAACGACTCGGCCACCGTTGCGGCAGCTGTCGACGCGGTCTCCGACCGGCACGGACCGGTCGTCCTGCACCTCGCAACGCCGCTCGACGACGCCACCTGGGTGGTCGAGGTACGACGTCCGCCGGATGCCGCCCGCTCCGTACTCGACGCCCGGGCCGGTGACCGGATCGACCTCGTGGGCGGGGCTGCCCACCTGCACCTGATCGAGCCGTACCCGGCACCAGGCTCATCCCCCACCGGCACCGGGAACCGGTTGTGGCGAGCGACCGCGACCGGCGACGTCGCCGCGGTGGCTCGGCGAATCGGTCGACCGATCGCCTATGGCTACCTCGATGCGCGCTACCCGCTGACGGACTACCAGACCGTTTTCGGTCGGCGTCCCGGCAGCGCGGAGATGCCCTCGGCCGGTCGTCCGTTCAGTCCGGAGCTCGTGACCAGGCTGGTCGCGAAGGGTGTGCTGATCACCCCGATCACCCTGCACACCGGGGTCTCCTCGCAGGAGGCGAGCGAGACGCCGCAGGCGGAACGCTTCGAGGTGTCGTTGTCGACGGCCGCTGCAGTGAACGCTGCGCGCGCAGCCGGGGGACGGGTGATCGCCGTGGGGACGACCGCCACGCGGGCGCTGGAGTCGTCGGTGGAGGTGCGCGACGGCGGGCCGGAGGTGGTCCCGAAGGCCGGATGGACCACGCGGATCATCAGCCCGGCGGATCCTCCGCGCGTGACCGACGGACTGGTGACGGGCTGGCACGATCCCGAGGCGTCCCACCTGATGCTGGTCGAGGCCGTCGCGGGCGCAGAGCTCACCCGACGGGCCTACACGGCTGCGTCGGCGTCGGGCTACCTGTGGCACGAGTTCGGCGACTCCTGTCTCCTGTTGCCGAAGTCAGGGAGGGGTCAGGGCAAATCCCGATGA
- a CDS encoding ABC-F family ATP-binding cassette domain-containing protein, translated as MITVHQVEVRVGARLLMENVSFRVGPGDKIGLVGRNGAGKTTLTKVLAGDVLPAAGSVGNKGELGYLPQDPRVGDPEVVTRDRILSARGLDDAVRRLRAAEVDMASEDPDVLEKAMRRFQRAQDELDAGGGYAAETEALQIAQSLGIPDRLMDQPLGTLSGGQRRRVELARILFSSAEVLILDEPTNHLDADSINWLREWMKTYKGGFIVISHDNALLEETVNKVFHLDANRGVIDIYNMGWKNYLIQRETDEARRKRELMSAQNKAKTLTDQANKMRARASGASAAQQMLKRAEKLLGGVEGERQSDKIAAIKFPTPAACGKTPLMAKDLSRSYGALEIFTAVDLAIDRGSRVVILGLNGAGKTTMLRILAGVDKPDTGEVIAGHGLKVGYYAQEHETLDVRRTVLENMQSAAPALTDTEARSVLGSFLFSGDDVHKPAGVLSGGEKTRLALASLVVSQANVLLLDEPTNNLDPASREEVLNAIRRYEGAVVLVTHDEGAVHALEPDRVLILPDGVEDLWSQDYADLVELA; from the coding sequence ATGATCACGGTGCACCAGGTCGAGGTCCGCGTCGGTGCACGGCTCCTCATGGAGAACGTCAGCTTCCGCGTCGGACCCGGCGACAAGATTGGCCTCGTCGGCCGCAACGGCGCAGGCAAGACGACCCTCACGAAGGTCCTTGCCGGCGACGTCCTGCCTGCTGCCGGCAGTGTCGGCAACAAGGGCGAACTCGGCTACCTGCCCCAGGACCCCCGTGTGGGAGACCCTGAGGTCGTCACGCGTGACCGGATCCTCTCCGCGCGTGGACTCGATGACGCCGTACGACGGCTGCGGGCTGCCGAGGTCGACATGGCTTCCGAGGACCCGGACGTGCTGGAGAAGGCGATGCGCCGGTTCCAGCGGGCCCAGGACGAACTCGACGCCGGTGGCGGCTACGCCGCCGAGACCGAGGCCCTCCAGATCGCCCAGAGTCTCGGCATCCCCGACCGTCTGATGGACCAGCCGCTCGGCACCCTGTCCGGTGGCCAGCGACGCCGGGTCGAACTCGCGCGGATCCTCTTCTCGAGCGCCGAGGTACTGATCCTCGATGAGCCGACGAACCACCTCGACGCCGACTCGATCAACTGGCTGCGCGAGTGGATGAAGACGTACAAGGGCGGCTTCATCGTGATCTCGCACGACAACGCCCTGCTCGAGGAGACCGTCAACAAGGTCTTCCACCTCGACGCGAACCGCGGCGTCATCGACATCTACAACATGGGCTGGAAGAACTACCTCATCCAGCGCGAGACCGACGAGGCCCGCCGCAAGCGCGAGTTGATGAGTGCGCAGAACAAGGCCAAGACGCTCACCGACCAGGCCAACAAGATGCGCGCCCGGGCCTCCGGTGCCAGCGCCGCCCAGCAGATGCTCAAGCGCGCCGAGAAGTTGCTCGGCGGCGTCGAGGGCGAGCGGCAGTCGGACAAGATCGCGGCCATCAAGTTCCCCACGCCGGCCGCCTGCGGCAAGACGCCGCTCATGGCCAAGGACCTGTCCCGGTCCTACGGCGCCCTGGAGATCTTCACCGCCGTCGACCTGGCCATCGACCGGGGTTCGCGCGTGGTCATCCTCGGCCTCAACGGTGCCGGCAAGACCACGATGCTGCGGATCCTCGCCGGTGTCGACAAGCCCGACACGGGTGAGGTCATCGCGGGCCACGGGCTCAAGGTCGGCTACTACGCGCAGGAGCACGAGACCCTCGACGTCCGTCGTACGGTGCTCGAGAACATGCAATCGGCGGCCCCTGCCCTGACCGACACCGAGGCACGCTCGGTGCTCGGATCGTTCCTCTTCAGCGGCGACGACGTGCACAAGCCCGCCGGGGTGCTCTCCGGTGGCGAGAAGACCCGTCTGGCCCTGGCCTCACTCGTCGTCTCGCAGGCCAACGTGCTCCTGCTCGACGAACCCACGAACAACCTGGACCCCGCGTCGCGCGAAGAGGTCCTCAACGCGATCCGTCGCTACGAGGGCGCGGTCGTCCTGGTCACCCACGACGAGGGCGCGGTCCACGCCCTTGAACCCGACCGGGTGCTGATCCTCCCGGACGGTGTCGAGGACCTGTGGAGCCAGGACTACGCCGACCTCGTCGAACTCGCCTGA